A portion of the Falco naumanni isolate bFalNau1 chromosome 9, bFalNau1.pat, whole genome shotgun sequence genome contains these proteins:
- the MKI67 gene encoding proliferation marker protein Ki-67 isoform X1, which yields MPLFGNIIVIKRNGTDGISFPLTASSCLFGRRTECDIRIQLPQVSKEHCKIEVNENKEAILTNLSTVNPTQLNGGCFQQPVPLKHGDVLTIIDRSFRFEYPLQSTPRKGRSRSPKDETLQVLHVQQVAEMELLHQQTPGSKSLHVSDDAEFEEKNANEIKQSTEENTSKALPIKLQTPKSSCRKHQIITKKNEKSPFTKLYEKLKYEIQVKNFLYNGNASQEAAKEDGKSVPLEPSAQILSSSCVHDLGNLTEEKGIGRSEKIEECKIKQKVNRLMFNEISAAGCATNKSFTRSPQTSVSEEISRDTGKSHLQGHKELSPAEKPNGTEVTSKPTKENDGNAAFPLELCSVECLDHTDTIKTHSSAIALDEQAQTANMTNVSEVDKYLLSTPTPRRKSSQSHFISPTRETSGMNPVNNGTPTTRRRVSSKHKSLSEISAETEREDSVSRNDSLKQLPLAEDKCLKQRQNSKQHTPGKPVEEVVLKEICDQANSVNSKEGHSETPASLSKSRSPRRNNRQNDKLSNKSVHSETLASEELMSELTSPASQKPDSGRRRSRWRTSVLLTEKVLEADAVQEHHKTADGKDKATEEELVTKEYHQKQDLEDASVIRPRRLPSMRRSSGSVTALKDNEAVSEVNISGLLPGEESGKTKRVSRKRKSGDLLLQPLGNRKRVSFGGQLSPELFDKSLPANSPLKKGATPARLSLPMGNSPRAVLKKAQGLKCFAAQELSEHRQKEKMSPKNLPAQKSPAASSPASGKATSRFTSGSPEPYTKGRFSVSHITALLPITEEKDAVAEDMNTKEKTGAWVKTSKSSDVNQDDKTFLTATPEKLTSAQFASKITPMKSRSGALAVINAKRRSGASTANLLVAKSWAEVVKLGVVRPQSKTRKKSVRKGRPLKKKTQSPKAPERKIKDHFSTGHAESPATIVVGRAYCTTVRAAGQVPKVVKNPILKPNMNMDESFTGMTEMFQTPENKSGKMLPLATVQKTDFTPTCTAVDTSELHTPEESGEMMVSPLNSSDGSEQKQDSPGISSFLRGESLKSMFDAISTKTEKRKSMLEETVSVDNLSIIPEKEASRVKSGSKRRTSKQKLKPIEAMSDIKQLLRTPEQSSEPVEALSGIRQLMETPKRKLEPVEALSGIKQLMRTPKRKSEPVEALSGIKQLMRTPKQKSEPVEALSGIKQLMKTPKQKSEPVEALSGIKQLMRTPKQKSEPVEALSGIKQLMRTPKQKSEPVEALSGIKQLMKTPKQKSEPVEALSGIRQLMKTPKQKSEPVEALSGIKQLMKTPKQKSEPVEALSGIKQLMKTPKQKSEPVEALSGIRQLMKTPKQKSEPVEALSGIKQLMRTPKQKSEPVEALSGIKQLMRTPKQKSEPVEALSGIKQLMRTPKQELETVTDEITDERLLKAPVQERGAVKDVAGVTLIKKSPKVKYQPVEDMIGVSRIFKTPKEKVEPVEDMFGISRLLKTPREKHQPVDDFVGLQRLMAEPRGRCSDSELDYVGVTEMFDIPEEIKTKSVSVTDSKQEDTAPLCTNSSHEYDVLDNERNIPQGKDSRQKESTCEDQTTQILTRGRSRKTTQPTSAKQCEKDLNLKELQSLGKKNTQEEMGEISNSTSGAKNEGRRTRTNSLIQEEIVSKHPLQEKVVVVQFVESHGATQGPGRGKRENPKEIRHPSENLESCSKDSSVLQKEPDNMKQALQECSINDVLSTEDDPAIKTANVSRNIQNESCQLQTGLIKGENKSSEGGVEDSEEMFLLPGKRSKRVKEKENTEPVVLPKRGRAKNSEVKQAFSEDLHETARKLRSDLSAKMIKTDEQAFDKDTETTTAEESENGSKHEIKITGKRVKSLRSARKHSVEVKADVCGMALENIQNIQKNEETETDTETQSHVKNKIKVSQGDETDNAQESTTEASQRLKAESPGEINKMPVTALNLEANRSAVQGTNRTRNRRGKKDSLEKKADEFAKDVNNLEIMTPILKSEMEMDKSLKDSLGFVCGKNTYQVMKDQNSPAATSVPAANSDSLALCPEKRTGNEHRILEAKQTEILQENQAQKNGMACRRGRSRKVNFELEVSSRAVGGKRSLPGNDKGMTYEGGQHETSECPSSQVRRSRRKQVDSVPQITCSGFVEKQTLIADHSKVEAFVKEQDSALEATPSSMEDNPLRREVAAVSQTSRSLSIRKRHGLLEGDDKKMTVREDQNPALGNKTSQTKANASARGKRKTIDPATEEKRSSLRRKRGLSETESKEEGANEAQNMSLETVSCAKEKPLGRGRRKETALTSHTTNYISLRGKHGLPTDNGRVEVSKGVPLENLSSSVKENQLRTRRRNEIALLLEASNCTIQGKQDLSKESGRNNNYRKAKNLVLGSSASQEKNDLSKRNSRQATTSLAVSSISLRGLPEDGKNETPEEQENVLLEGAPCARVNPSKADKKKTISSKSEETSSAFLREKPGLLEGRGQRKILEDENTSLENNSSQGKTRQLRNRREKVEFKSEAATSTSVCKEGDLPENSNTLETQNVCLTSTGSKKNNQSGKGKEVNPIQQATSTSRRRKCQLPEDDLASKKLKSENDEDRSLQTGKRNKTKEDVRVTQAAGGTDRKTRSSARTRK from the exons ATGCCACTCTTTGGGAATATTATTGTAATTAAACGGAATGGGACTGATGGAATTAGTTTTCCACTCACTGCAAGTTCTTGTTTATTTGGAAG GAGAACAGAATGTGATATTCGCATCCAGTTACCTCAGGTCTCAAAAGAACATTGTAAAATtgaagtaaatgaaaacaaggag gcaaTATTGACTAATTTAAGTACAGTAAATCCTACGCAGCTGAATGGTGGTTGTTTTCAGCAGCCTGTACCTCTGAAACATGGAGATGTGTTAACTATTATTGATCGTTCTTTCAG aTTTGAATATCCTCTGCAGTCAACACCAAGAAAGGGGCGTTCTAGGTCTCCAAAAGATGAAACACTGCAG GTTCTTCATGTTCAGCAGGTGGCAGAAATGGAGTTACTACACCAACAGACTCCAGGATCTAAAAGTCTTCATGTGTCAG ATGATGCtgagtttgaagaaaaaaatgccaatgaaattaaacaaagtACAGAGGAAAATACTTCCAAAGCTTTACCCATCAAACTGCAAACACCCAAATCTTCATGCAGAAAACATCAAatcattacaaagaaaaatgaaaagtctcCCTTCACTAAACTCtatgagaaactgaaatatgaGATTCAGGTGAAAAATTTCCTGTACAATGGAAATGCATCTCAAGAAGCTGCAAAAGAAGATGGTAAGAGTGTTCCGTTAGAACCAAGTGCTCAAATTTTATCATCAAGCTGTGTTCATGATCTGGGAAACctgactgaagaaaaaggaataggcagaagtgaaaagattgaagaatgcaaaataaagcaaaaagttAACCGTTTAATGTTTAATGAGATCTCAGCTGCTGGATGCGCTACCAATAAGAGTTTTACCAGAAGTCCTCAAACTTCTGTTTCAGAGGAGATATCAAGAGATACTGGTAAAAGTCACTTGCAGGGTCATAAGGAACTAAGTCCAGCAGAGAAACCTAATGGTACTGAAGTTACGAGCAAACCCACTAAGGAAAATGATGGAAATGCAGCATTTCCACTGGAGCTATGCTCTGTAGAATGCTTGGATCATACAGATACAATTAaaacacacagctctgcaatAGCATTAGATGAACAAGCACAAACAGCTAACATGACTAATGTTTCTGAAGTAGATAAATATCTTCTGTCTACACCAACACCCAGAAGGAAGAGTTCGCAGTCTCATTTCATATCGCCTACCAGAGAAACTAGTGGAATGAATCCTGTAAATAATGGTACTCCAACAACTCGACGACGTGTGTCATCGAAACATAAGtctctttcagaaatttcagctgaaactgAAAGAGAAGATTCAGTGAGCCGAAATGATAGCCTCAAACAACTGCCTTTGGCGGAAGATAAGTGcttaaaacaaagacaaaatagtAAACAACATACACCAGGAAAACCTGTAGAAGAAGTAGTGCTGAAAGAAATTTGTGATCAGGCAAACTCTGTTAACTCAAAAGAGGGACATTCTGAAACTCCTGCCTCTCTTTCTAAATCCAGGAGTCCCAGAAGAAATAACAGACAAAATGACAAATTATCAAACAAAAGTGTCCATTCGGAGACACTAGCTTCCGAAGAGTTAATGTCAGAGCTGACATCTCCTGCTAGTCAGAAACCTGACTCTGGAAGAAGAAGGAGTAGGTGGAGGACCTCTGTACTGCTAACTGAAAAAGTACTGGAGGCAGATGCTGTTCAAGAACATCATAAGACTGCAGACGGAAAAGACAAGGCAACTGAAGAAGAGCTGGTCACGAAGGAGTATCACCAGAAACAAGATTTGGAAGATGCCAGTGTTATAAGACCTCGTAGATTGCCATCAATGAGAAGGTCTTCTGGAAGTGTTACTGCACTGAAAGACAATGAGGCTGTCTCAGAAGTGAATATTTCTGGCCTGTTGCCTGGAGAAGAATCAG GCAAGACAAAAAGGGTATCTCGGAAGAGGAAAAGTGGTGACTTGTTACTTCAGCCTTTAGGAAACAGAAAGAGAGTGTCTTTTGGTGGTCAGCTAAGTCCAGAACTTTTTGATAAAAGTTTGCCTGCCAACTCGCCACTTAAGAAAGGTGCAACTCCTGCCAGACTGAGTTTACCGATGGGAAACTCGCCACGAGCTGTTCTGAAGAAGGCTCAGGGACTGAAGTGCTTTGCAGCCCAG gAACTTTCTGAACATcggcagaaagaaaaaatgtcaccAAAAAATTTGCCAGCCCAAAAGTCCCCAGCTGCCTCATCCCCTGCCTCAGGGAAGGCAACATCTAGATTTACTTCAGGCTCTCCAGAACCTTACACAAAAGGAcgtttctctgtttctcacatCACAGCACTGTTACCAATTACAGAAGAGAAGGATGCTGTTGCAGAAGACATGAatacaaaggagaaaactgGTGCCTGGGTGAAAACATCTAAGTCTTCTGACGTTAACCAAGATGATAAAACCTTTTTAACAGCTACACCTGAGAAATTAACAAGTGCACAATTTGCTTCGAAGATCACTCCCATGAAGAGCAGAAGCGGAGCTCTAGCAGTTATCAATGCAAAAAGAAGAAGCGGTGCCTCTACTGCCAATTTATTAG TTGCAAAATCTTGGGCAGAAGTGGTAAAGCTAGGTGTCGTAAGACCACAGTCAAAGACTCGTAAAAAAAGTGTCCGTAAAGGAAGACccctgaagaagaaaacccagTCACCAAAG gctccagaaagaaaaataaaagatcattTTAGTACAGGTCATGCAGAGTCACCTGCTACAATAGTTGTAGGTAGAGCTTATTGTACCACAGTCAGAGCAGCTGGACAGGTCCCTAAAGTTGTAAAAAATCCTATCTTGAAGCCAAACATGAATATGGACGAAAGCTTCACAG GAATGACTGAAATGTTTCAAACTCCAGAAAATAAGAGTGGGAAAATGTTACCTTTGGCCACTGTTCAGAAGACTGATTTTACACCAACATGTACTGCAGTGGATACTTCTGAACTGCACACTCCTGAAGAATCTG GAGAGATGATGGTGTCACCGTTAAATAGTTCAGATGGttcagaacagaaacaagatAGTCCAGGCATTTCTAGCTTTCTGAGAGGAGAGTCTCTAAAGTCTATGTTTGATGCAATATctacaaaaactgaaaaaagaaaatctatgcTGGAAGAAACTGTTAGTGTGGATAATTTGTCAATAattccagaaaaagaagcatCTCGGGTGAAATCAGGAAGTAAAAGGAGGACctcaaagcagaagctgaagccAATTGAGGCCATGTCAGACATCAAGCAGCTTTTAAGGACCCCAGAGCAAAGTTCTGAACCCGTAGAGGCTTTGTCAGGCATCAGGCAGCTCATGGAGACCCCAAAGCGGAAGTTGGAGCCCGTAGAGGCTTTGTCAGGTATCAAGCAGCTCATGAGGACCCCGAAGCGGAAGTCGGAGCCTGTAGAGGCTTTGTCAGGAATCAAGCAGCTCATGAGGACCCCGAAGCAGAAGTCTGAGCCCGTAGAGGCTTTGTCAGGCATCAAGCAGCTCATGAAGACCCCGAAGCAGAAGTCTGAGCCCGTAGAGGCTTTGTCAGGCATCAAGCAGCTCATGAGGACCCCGAAGCAGAAGTCGGAGCCTGTAGAGGCTTTGTCAGGCATCAAGCAGCTCATGAGGACCCCGAAGCAGAAGTCTGAGCCCGTAGAGGCTTTGTCAGGCATCAAGCAGCTCATGAAGACCCCGAAGCAGAAGTCGGAGCCCGTAGAGGCTTTGTCAGGCATCAGGCAGCTCATGAAGACCCCGAAGCAGAAGTCGGAGCCCGTAGAGGCTTTGTCAGGCATCAAGCAGCTCATGAAGACCCCGAAGCAGAAGTCGGAGCCCGTAGAGGCTTTGTCAGGCATCAAGCAGCTCATGAAGACCCCGAAGCAGAAGTCTGAGCCCGTAGAGGCTTTGTCAGGCATCAGGCAGCTCATGAAGACCCCGAAGCAGAAGTCTGAGCCCGTAGAGGCTTTGTCAGGCATCAAGCAGCTCATGAGGACCCCGAAGCAGAAGTCGGAGCCCGTAGAGGCTTTGTCAGGCATCAAGCAGCTCATGAGGACCCCGAAGCAGAAGTCGGAGCCCGTAGAGGCTTTGTCAGGCATCAAGCAGCTCATGAGGAC CCCGAAGCAAGAGCTGGAGACTGTTACAGATGAAATTACTGATGAAAGGTTGCTGAAGGCACCAGTACAAGAAAGGGGTGCAGTAAAAGATGTGGCAGGTGTTACTTTAATCAAGAAAAGTCCAAAGGTGAAATATCAACCAGTAGAAGACATGATTGGGGTCAGCCGTATTTTCAAGACACCAAAGGAAAAAGTTGAACCTGTAGAAGATATGTTTGGTATTAGCAGATTATTGAAGACTCCAAGAGAGAAGCATCAACCAGTTGATGATTTTGTGGGTCTCCAAAGGCTTATGGCAGAACCCAGGGGAAGATGTTCTGATTCTGAATTGGACTATGTTGGAGTTACAGAAATGTTTGATATACCAGAGGAAATTAAG ACCAAATCAGTAAGTGTTACGGATTCTAAGCAAGAAGATACTGCACCTCTTTGTACTAATTCCAGTCATGAATACG atgttttagacaatgaaagaaatattccaCAAGGTAAAGATTCTCGACAGAAGGAATCAACTTGTGAAGACCAGACCACCCAGATACTAACAAGGGGCAGATCAAGGAAGACAACACAGCCTACTTCAGCAAAGCAGTGTGAAAAGgatttgaatttaaaagaactgcaaagtttggggaaaaagaatACCCAAGAAGAGATGGGAGAGATCAGTAATTCGACTTCGGGAgcaaaaaatgaaggaagaagaacaagaacaaaCAGTCTCATACAAGAAGAAATTGTTTCAAAGCACCCTCTTCAGGAAAAAGTTGTGGTTGTTCAATTTGTGGAATCACATGGAGCTACTCAAGGACCAGGAAGAGGTAAAAGGGAAAACCCGAAGGAGATAAGACATCCAAGTGAGAATCTTGAATCTTGTAGCAAAGATTCTTCAGTGCTACAAAAAGAACCTGATAATATGAAACAGGCATTGCAGGAGTGTAGTATCAATGACGTATTATCAACTGAAGATGATCCAGCCATAAAGACAGCAAATGTATCCAGGAACATTCAAAATGAAAGTTGTCAACTGCAAACAGGTTTaataaaaggtgaaaacaaATCTAGTGAAGGTGGTGTAGAagacagtgaagaaatgtttctgttgcctGGGAAGAGGTCtaaaagagtaaaagaaaaagaaaacacagaaccaGTGGTTCTACCTAAAAGAGGAAGAGCTAAAAATAGTGAAGTTAAACAAGCTTTTTCGGAGGACCTTCATGAGACAGCAAGGAAGCTTCGTAGTGATCTATCAGCGAAGATGATAAAAACAGATGAACAGGCTTTTGACAAAGATACTGAGACTACTACAGCAGAAGAATCTGAAAATGGAAGTAAACATGAAATAAAGATAACAGGGAAAAGGGTAAAGTCTTTACGCAGTGCTAGAAAACACTCAGTTGAAGTAAAAGCAGATGTTTGTGGGATGGCACttgaaaatatacaaaatattcagaaaaacgAGGAAACTGAGACTGATACTGAGACACAATCACATGTCAAAAATAAGATTAAAGTATCTCAGGGAGATGAAACAGATAATGCTCAGGAAAGCACAACAGAGGCATCTCAAAGATTAAAGGCAGAGTCACCTGGAGAGATAAACAAAATGCCAGTTACTGCTCTCAACTTGGAAGCAAACAGAAGTGCAGTACAGGGAACAAATAGAACTAGAAACAGGAGAGGCAAAAAAGACTCTTTGGAGAAAAAGGCTGATGAATTTGCTAAAGATGTAAACAACCTAGAAATAATGACTCCCATCTTGAagtcagaaatggaaatggacAAATCTCTCAAAGATTCTTTGGGCTTTGTTTGTGGCAAGAATACATACCAAGTCATGAAGGATCAGAACAGCCCAGCTGCCACATCAGTACCTGCTGCAAACAGTGACAGTCTTGCTCTTTGCCCTGAAAAGCGGACAGGAAATGAACACAGAATACTtgaagcaaagcaaactgaaatcCTGCAAGAGAATCAAGCACAAAAAAATGGAATGGCATGTAGAAGAGGTAGAAGTAGAAAAGTAAATTTTGAACTTGAAGTCAGTTCCAGAGCAGTTGGAGGAAAAAGGAGTTTGCCTGGGAATGACAAAGGAATGACTTACGAAGGTGGTCAACATGAGACTTCAGAATGTCCTTCTTCACAAGTaaggaggagcagaagaaagcaagttGATTCCGTTCCACAAATAACTTGTTCTGGCtttgtggaaaaacaaacattaattGCAGATCATAGTAAAGTTGAGGCTTTTGTAAAGGAGCAAGATTCAGCTTTGGAAGCTACTCCCTCTTCAATGGAAGATAATCCACTGAGACGAGAGGTTGCTGCAGTATCACAGACATCTAGATCTCTTTCTATCAGAAAAAGACATGGGTTGCTAGAAGGTGATGATAAAAAGATGACTGTGAGAGAAGATCAAAATCCAGCTTTGGGAAATAAAACTTCACAGACAAAAGCAAATGCGTCAGCAAGgggcaaaaggaaaacaattgatccagcaacagaggaaaaacGTTCATCTCTCCGGAGAAAACGTGGCTTGTCAGAAACCGAGAGTAAAGAGGAGGGTGCTAATGAAGCACAAAATATGTCTTTGGAAACAGTGTCCTGTGCAAAAGAGAAGCCATTAGGAAggggcagaaggaaagaaactgcTCTGACGTCACATACAACTAATTACATTTCTCTTCGAGGAAAACACGGTTTGCCAACAGATAATGGTAGAGTAGAAGTTTCTAAAGGTGTTCCATTAGAAAATTTAAGTtcatctgtaaaagaaaatcaactGAGAACACGCAGAAGGAATGAAATTGCTCTCTTGTTAGAAGCCTCAAATTGTACTATTCAGGGGAAACAGGACTTATCAAAAGAAAGTGgtagaaataataattacaggaaagcaaaaaatctggttttgggAAGTTCTGcttcccaagaaaaaaatgatctgTCAAAAAGGAACTCAAGGCAAGCAACTACTTCGCTGGCTGTTAGTTCCATCTCACTTCGAGGTTTGCCAGAAGATGGTAAGAATGAAACTCCTGAAGAACAAGAGAATGTACTTTTGGAAGGAGCTCCATGTGCAAGAGTAAATCCatcaaaagcagacaaaaagaaaacaatttcttccaAATCTGAAGAAActagttctgcttttctcaggGAAAAACCTGGCTTGCTGGAAGGTAGAGGTCAAAGGAAAATTCTTGAAGATGAAAATACATCTCTAGAAAATAATTCATCCCAGGGAAAAACAAGGCAATTGAGGAATAGAAGGGAAAAGGTAGAATTCAAATCAGAGGCAGCTACTTCTACTTCTGTCTGTAAAGAGGGTGACTTGCCAGAAAACAGTAACACTTTGGAAACTCAAAATGTGTGTTTGACATCCACTGgttccaaaaaaaataatcagtctggaaaaggaaaagaggttAACCCTATACAACAGGCAACTTCCACCTCTCGCAGAAGAAAGTGTCAGTTGCCAGAAGATGACTTAGCATCCAAAAAACTAAAATCAG AGAATGATGAAGATAGATCGctacaaacaggaaaaaggaacaaaactaAAGAAGATGTAAGGGTGACTCAGGCTGCTGGAGGCACGGACAGGAAGACAAGATCAAGTGCAAGAACAAGAAAATAG